The segment CATGGGAGAGGGGAACAACAAGCGTTGCGAGATTTCCTCGGATATTCGCTTTCGACAGGGCAGGATGTGGCCGAACAACTCTCCTACACGAAGCTTCCGCCGCAAGTGCAGCAGCAGGGTGAAGCGCTACTGACTCAGTTGACGGAAAGCGGCAAGCCAACGAAGTGATTACCGGCGCTAAGTGCGACATTCCGCTATGCTCGTAGTCAGGCGACCGATGGATAATCCAGCTTCATACTTCAAGGGTCTGGCTGACGAGAACCGTCTCCGCATTCTCAACCTCCTCTTTCAAGGGGAGCTTTGCGGATGCGACGTTCAACACGTCCTCGGGGCTTCCCAGTCCAACGTCTCTCGGCACCTAAGCTATCTCAAGAACGCGGGGCTCGTTACGGATCGCCGAGTCGCGAATCGGGTGTATTACCGACTGGTGGGAAATGAAGATCCCGGGATGGACGGTCTTTTCAAGTTCCTTGAGTCCATCTTTGGAGACAACCCCCTGCTCGAAAAAGATCGCAAGAAGCTGGTGTCTGCAATCAAGAATGGGGCGTGTTCGGTCAGTGAGTCCAAGGCCAAGACTGGTTCTGCCAAGTCAAAGGTAAAGGCGCAAAGTGCCCACTGATCGGGAAGGCTACTCGCCCCCGTCGACAACAGCGCCAAGTTGAATCGGATTTCCCCTCGGCAGTTTGAGCGAGATTATAGCTGCAAAAAAAATCATCACTGCTGAACCCCAAAGACACCCACTGAACCCCGCCCGTTGGAAGATGAGCCCGGAGAGCAAAGTGCCAACCAGTCTGCCGCCAGCGTTCGCCATGTAGTAAAAGCCCACATTGAGCGCAACGCTGTCTTCGTCCGTGTATGCCAGCACCAGATAGGAATGGACGGCGGAATTGATCGCGAATACCACGGCAAAAACTGCAAGGCCCACCATGAGGGAGGCGCTCGGATTCAGGCCGGCTCGAAGCGCGGCAAGCAAACCCAGAGGCACAGCCAACAGGATGAAGGCCCAGTGTTGCGCTGCCGGCCCATCGACCTTCTCCCGCCCAAGGGTACGGAGAATGTCCGGCACAAAGGCCTGAATGATGCCGTAACCGATGAACCAAAGGGCTACGAAGCCTCCCACCCCGGTAAACGTCCAACCCAGCTGCGAAAGAAATACAGGCAGTCCGACGACGAACCAGACATCACGAGCTCCGAACAGAAAAAGTCTTGCTGCAGAAAGACAGTTGATGGCTGCGCTCTTCGAGAACAGAGCTGTAAATTTCACTTTCTTTTTGGAACGCCCAATCTCGGACGGCAAGGAGAAGACCGTGCCGAGCAGGACGAGGAGCAGGCCCACTGCCATCGCCACCAACGCTCCAACGAAGCCAAGGGTTGAAAGGAGAACACCGCCGACGAAGAATCCGGCACCTTTGAGAGCGTTCTTCGACCCCGTCAGACGGGAAACCCATTTGAAGAGCGTCCCATCGGCACCGTCTGGGACAACAACTTTGATCGCGCTCTTGGCGCTCATCTTAGTCAAGTCCTTGGCGATCCCGGAGAGCGCCTGCGCGGCCATGACATATACGACTGATAAGCCATGAGCCCATCCCGGCTGTAAGAGGGCAAGCATTAGCAATGCCACAATCTGAAGGATGAGGCCACCGTATAGGGTCGTCTTCAGACCGGACCGTGAAGCAATCCATCCCCCCAGCAGATTTGTAACAATACCGAAGAACTCATAAAAGAGAAATAGAAACGCAATTGCGATGCCGCTATATCCAAGCCTGTAAAAGTGCAGGACGACGAGCATCCGAAGTGCGCCGTCCGTGAGCGTAAAGCCCCAGTAAGCGCCCGTGACGAGGGCGTAGCTGCGAATGCTGTTCACGATCTCAATTCCTTCATGCCGAAACCGGGAGCGATGCGGCTATCTTTGCGGCAAGCTCTACCATCCGGTTCGCATATCCCCATTCGTTGTCGTACCACGCCAAAATCTTGACCTGGGTGCCGTCGACCACCATCGTTGAAAGCGCATCGATAATCGAAGAACGTGGGTCATTCAGAAAGTCAACGGAGACCAGTGGCCTCGCCTCGTACCCGAGGATACCGGCAAGCTCACCTTCTGCCGCAGTCTTCAATAGGGCGTTCACTTCCTCAACCGTCGTGGGCCGTTCTACCTCGAAGACGCAGTCGGTAAGCGACGCGTTGAGAAGCGGAACACGCACAGCCAAGCCATTCAACTTCCCCTTCAATTCCGGGTAGATGAGCGTGATCGCGGTAGCCGAGCCGGTTGTGGTCGGCACGAGAGACATCAACGCCGAGCGTGCGCGGCGAAGATCCTTGTGCGGCGCGTCCACCATTGCCTGCGTGTTCGTTACATCGTGGATGGTCGTGATAATACCGTGGCGTACCCCGAGACTCTCATGGATCACCTTTACCACTGGCGCGAGGCAGTTGGTGGTGCACGAGGCCGCGGTGACAATGTCGTGGACCTTCGGGTCGTAGAGATGGTCATTGACTCCCATCACGAGATTGAGAACGTCCTGCTTTACCGGCGCCGCTACGACCACTTTTTTGACGCCGCGATCGAAATACGGCATCAGACTTTCGCGGGTGAGCATCTTTCCGCTACATTCGAGGACCACGTCCACCTCAGAGTCCTCCCAGGGAACGTCCCCGGGCTTTGGAGCGTCCGTGAAGGCGATCCTTTGGCCCTCGATAGAAAAACTGTTGTCTGCCGGTTCGATCTGCTTTTGCCATCTTCCGTGCACGCTATCGAACTCCACCAGATAGGCAGCGGTGTTCGGACCGCCTTTGATCTCGTTGACGTGGACGAACGAAAGATCGTCGCGTCCCCACGCGGCGCGAAGCGCCAGTCTTCCAATCCGTCCAAACCCATTGATTCCGACGCGTTTCATGTTGCTCCTCACCGTTTCGCTGTAGCGTCTGACTCCACTACGTTCTCTTCTAGGGTATTGCACCAGTGATGACCAGCCATCTGGACGGGGTCCCACGGACTGCTCAGTGGAGGCGTGTAGCTGAGGTCAAGATCGGATAGTTCTTCAACTTGCATCTCATGGAACAATGCAGTTGCAAAAATATCGAGGCGCTTCGATATCTCTGCCCCCCAATGA is part of the Tunturibacter empetritectus genome and harbors:
- a CDS encoding ArsR/SmtB family transcription factor, with the translated sequence MDNPASYFKGLADENRLRILNLLFQGELCGCDVQHVLGASQSNVSRHLSYLKNAGLVTDRRVANRVYYRLVGNEDPGMDGLFKFLESIFGDNPLLEKDRKKLVSAIKNGACSVSESKAKTGSAKSKVKAQSAH
- the arsJ gene encoding organoarsenical effux MFS transporter ArsJ yields the protein MNSIRSYALVTGAYWGFTLTDGALRMLVVLHFYRLGYSGIAIAFLFLFYEFFGIVTNLLGGWIASRSGLKTTLYGGLILQIVALLMLALLQPGWAHGLSVVYVMAAQALSGIAKDLTKMSAKSAIKVVVPDGADGTLFKWVSRLTGSKNALKGAGFFVGGVLLSTLGFVGALVAMAVGLLLVLLGTVFSLPSEIGRSKKKVKFTALFSKSAAINCLSAARLFLFGARDVWFVVGLPVFLSQLGWTFTGVGGFVALWFIGYGIIQAFVPDILRTLGREKVDGPAAQHWAFILLAVPLGLLAALRAGLNPSASLMVGLAVFAVVFAINSAVHSYLVLAYTDEDSVALNVGFYYMANAGGRLVGTLLSGLIFQRAGFSGCLWGSAVMIFFAAIISLKLPRGNPIQLGAVVDGGE
- a CDS encoding ArsJ-associated glyceraldehyde-3-phosphate dehydrogenase, translated to MKRVGINGFGRIGRLALRAAWGRDDLSFVHVNEIKGGPNTAAYLVEFDSVHGRWQKQIEPADNSFSIEGQRIAFTDAPKPGDVPWEDSEVDVVLECSGKMLTRESLMPYFDRGVKKVVVAAPVKQDVLNLVMGVNDHLYDPKVHDIVTAASCTTNCLAPVVKVIHESLGVRHGIITTIHDVTNTQAMVDAPHKDLRRARSALMSLVPTTTGSATAITLIYPELKGKLNGLAVRVPLLNASLTDCVFEVERPTTVEEVNALLKTAAEGELAGILGYEARPLVSVDFLNDPRSSIIDALSTMVVDGTQVKILAWYDNEWGYANRMVELAAKIAASLPVSA